Within the Opitutaceae bacterium TAV5 genome, the region CTCCGCGGGTGGAAGTGCCGGTGTTGTGGTTGCGGTTGTAGTCTTCCCGGCCTGACACGCTGCCGGAGAGCGTCGGGAAGAGGTTGGCCTTCTCGACACCGCGGCGGGCGCGGGATTCCTCGATCTTCGAAAGCGCGGTGCGGAGGTCGGGGCTGGTCTTGAGCGCTTCGGTGACGAGCTGGTCGAGAACGGGATCGTTGAAACGGGTCCACCAGGCAACGAGAGCGCTGGTGTCGAGCGGGGCAGCCGCCGGGGTCCCGGTGGCTGCCGGGGAGGCGGAGGCATGCTGCCACTGGCCGGGGACGGCGCCGGCGATGGAGGCCGTGGCGGCGTCGCGCCGGTCAGCGGTGCTCGCGCAGGAGCTGAGGCCAAGCAGCGCGGCGACGGCGAGCGGAGGCAGGTAGCGCACGCAGGCGGCGGACGGGTGGCGGGTTTCGGTCATGGTCGGATTCACGGTTCTTGCTTCAACAGGTCACGATTCTGGCAGAATGAACCTTTAGGAAACATGAAGGCTGGCGAAAATTTGCCGACACGCGAGAGCCGACGACACCACCGGGCGACACAGGCGGAGGCTACCAGCCTTTCACGACACCGCCGGGGAAGATCTTTTCGGCGGCCTCGAGCACTTCGTCCGTCTGCCAGGTCTGCACGAGGGTGCGCACGGCGGGCGAGTCCTTGTTGTCCTCCCGCACCACGATGAGGTTCACGTAGGGCGAATCCTTGTCCTCCACAAACAGGCCGTCTTTCGTCGGGCTCAGGCCGATCTGGCCGGCGTAGGTGGTGTTGATGACGGCGAGGTCCACATCCGGCAGCGTGCGCGGGAGTTGTGCGGCCTCGAGCTCGACAATTTTCAGTTTTTTGGGGTTGCCGGCGATATCGAGAACGGTGGCGTTGATGCCGGCCCCGGGCTTCAGCGTGACGAGCCCCTGCTTCGCCAGCAGGACGAGCGCGCGGCCGAGGTTGGTGGGATCGTTGGGCACGGCGACTTTCGCACCGTCGGGAAGGGCATCGAGCGATTTTATCCGCAGCGAGTAACCGGCGATCGGATACACGAAGGTGTTGCCCGCGACCACGAGCTTGTAGCCGCGGTCGCTGATTTGCCGGTCGAGAAACGGGCGGTGCTGGAAGGCGTTGGCATCGAGCGAGCCGTCGGCCAGCGCGGCGTTGGGCATGATGTAATCGCTGAACGTGACGATCTCGACGTCGAGTCCGTGGCGTTCCTTCGCAAGCCGTTTGACGATCTCCGCGAGTTGCTCTTCGGGACCGCCGATCACGCCGAGGCGCAGGTGGTTTTCACGGGCCTTGCGACCGCAGCCGGGCAAGAGCACCAACGCCGGGAGGACGAGGATGGCGAGAAGGAAGCGGAGGGACGGGTGTGTCTGCATGGTCTTCGGATAAAATGTAAAAGAAGGTCGCGAAGCGCGATCAGTAACGCCGGTCGGTCGTCCTGACCAGCCGTTCGCCGAGCCACTGGATCGCCTGCACGAGCACGATAAGGACAACGACCACGACGACCATGACGGTGCCGTCGAACCGCTGGTAGCCGTAGCGGTAGCCGACATCGCCGAGACCGCCGCCGCCCACCGCGCCGGCCACGGCGGAGTAGTTGACGAGCGTGACAAACGTGACGGTGGCGCCGTGCAGCACGCCGGGCATCGCTTCCGGCAGCAGCACCCGCCAGATCACGCAGCGCGACGAGGCGCCCAGCGATTGCGCCGCCTCGATCAGGCTCGACGGCACTTCCCGCAGCGCGCCCTCGACCAGCCGGGCCATGAACGGAATCGCCCCGGCTGCCAGCGGCACGATGGCCGCCGGCACGCCGATGGAAGTGCCGGTCACGAGGCGCGTAAACGGGACGATGGCCACGAGCAGGATGAGGAACGGGATGGAGCGACCGGCGTTGATGACAAGGCCGAGGAGCCGGTGGAGCGCAGGGTGCCCGGAGAGCCGGCCGGGCCCCGTCACGAAAAGCGCTACGCCGAGCGGGATGCCGCCGAGAAGGCCGATGAGTCCCGACGCCAGCACCATGGCGAGTGTCTCGCCGAGGGCGCGGAGCAGGAGCAGGATCATGGCGGTCGTCATGCGTGGCAGTGAGAGCGTGGAGCCGGAAACGGAAGGAATGCGCAGGCTGGCGGCACTTCGCCGCGGCGGCAAGCCCCCTTCCCGGGGTGAGAGTGGCTTGCCGCAGGGGCGAAGCACATCTCAACAACGTGGACATGCATAACGCCGTGGCATGGGCTTCCAGCCCGTGGGATTGCGTGACATGGCCATCCTTTGGCCATGTGTCCGGAATCATGGGCTGGAAGCCCATGCCACGGCGCAGGGGCAACGCTCACGGGCTGGAAGCCCGTGCCACTCCGGAG harbors:
- the metQ gene encoding methionine ABC transporter substrate-binding protein, encoding MQTHPSLRFLLAILVLPALVLLPGCGRKARENHLRLGVIGGPEEQLAEIVKRLAKERHGLDVEIVTFSDYIMPNAALADGSLDANAFQHRPFLDRQISDRGYKLVVAGNTFVYPIAGYSLRIKSLDALPDGAKVAVPNDPTNLGRALVLLAKQGLVTLKPGAGINATVLDIAGNPKKLKIVELEAAQLPRTLPDVDLAVINTTYAGQIGLSPTKDGLFVEDKDSPYVNLIVVREDNKDSPAVRTLVQTWQTDEVLEAAEKIFPGGVVKGW
- a CDS encoding methionine ABC transporter permease (part of the MetNIQ methionine uptake system) translates to MTTAMILLLLRALGETLAMVLASGLIGLLGGIPLGVALFVTGPGRLSGHPALHRLLGLVINAGRSIPFLILLVAIVPFTRLVTGTSIGVPAAIVPLAAGAIPFMARLVEGALREVPSSLIEAAQSLGASSRCVIWRVLLPEAMPGVLHGATVTFVTLVNYSAVAGAVGGGGLGDVGYRYGYQRFDGTVMVVVVVVLIVLVQAIQWLGERLVRTTDRRY